The Treponema medium genome has a window encoding:
- a CDS encoding sodium-dependent transporter: MERKHNRFVSNIGFILACVGSAVGMANVWGFPYKLGSNGGGAFLLIYILFVILFGYVGLSAEYAIGRRSGTGTLGSYAYAWKHGRKDLEGIGKILGWLPLAGSITIAIGYAVIIAYVLKAFTQSVLGSIMTVEPGQWFESFAFKQFSVVPYHAVIIIVTLLTIVLGAHTIEKTNKIMMPLFFILFAALAVRMAFLPGAFEGYKFLFIPDWRHLKNPSVWITAMGQAFFSLSITGSGMIVYGAYLSKDHDCVAGAKNTALFDTIAAVVAALVMIPACFAYRMDPAGGPGLLFVVLPSILQKMPGGRIFGIILYLVVVFGGISSLQNMLEVVAESLMHTFKGLKRTAVIIVLGVITFGIGVFMEPIAETKGAILGGWGAWMDLVSTYIIPIGAVLGAVSWFWVMKKDELLDEINTGAKKRYGNGWYYLGKYVYTLFALFLCVVALVRGEGF; this comes from the coding sequence ATGGAAAGAAAACATAACAGGTTTGTCAGCAACATAGGGTTTATTCTCGCCTGCGTCGGCTCAGCTGTCGGTATGGCGAATGTGTGGGGCTTCCCCTACAAGCTCGGAAGCAACGGCGGCGGCGCCTTTTTGCTCATCTATATCTTATTTGTTATCCTTTTCGGATATGTCGGACTTTCCGCAGAATACGCAATCGGCCGCCGCAGCGGTACGGGGACGCTCGGTTCCTATGCCTATGCGTGGAAGCACGGCCGCAAAGACCTTGAGGGCATCGGTAAGATACTCGGGTGGTTGCCCTTGGCGGGTTCAATTACAATCGCTATCGGGTATGCCGTTATCATCGCGTATGTACTCAAGGCTTTTACGCAGTCCGTATTGGGCAGTATTATGACGGTAGAACCCGGACAGTGGTTTGAATCCTTTGCCTTTAAGCAGTTCAGCGTTGTACCCTATCACGCGGTTATTATTATTGTAACGCTGCTGACCATTGTGCTCGGTGCACATACGATAGAAAAAACAAATAAAATAATGATGCCGCTCTTTTTCATATTGTTTGCAGCATTGGCGGTTCGTATGGCATTTTTGCCCGGCGCTTTTGAAGGATATAAGTTCCTATTTATCCCCGATTGGCGCCATTTAAAAAATCCGTCTGTGTGGATAACTGCGATGGGGCAGGCCTTTTTCTCGCTATCCATTACCGGATCGGGGATGATTGTCTACGGCGCTTATTTAAGTAAAGATCATGACTGCGTAGCGGGAGCAAAAAATACCGCACTGTTCGACACCATCGCGGCGGTTGTTGCCGCCCTTGTGATGATCCCTGCGTGCTTTGCTTATCGGATGGATCCCGCAGGCGGTCCCGGTTTGCTGTTCGTTGTCCTCCCTTCCATCCTTCAAAAAATGCCCGGCGGCAGAATATTCGGTATCATCCTATACCTTGTCGTCGTGTTCGGAGGAATTTCATCCTTGCAGAATATGCTTGAAGTTGTCGCCGAATCGTTGATGCACACGTTTAAAGGTTTAAAACGTACCGCAGTGATTATCGTTCTCGGCGTCATCACCTTCGGCATCGGTGTATTTATGGAACCTATCGCAGAAACCAAGGGCGCAATTCTCGGCGGCTGGGGCGCATGGATGGATTTGGTCTCCACATATATTATACCGATTGGGGCAGTGCTCGGCGCTGTTTCGTGGTTCTGGGTGATGAAAAAAGATGAGCTGTTGGACGAAATCAATACCGGAGCAAAAAAGCGCTACGGCAACGGATGGTATTACCTCGGTAAATACGTGTATACGCTCTTCGCACTGTTTTTGTGTGTTGTCGCATTGGTGCGCGGCGAGGGATTTTAG
- a CDS encoding tetratricopeptide repeat protein — protein sequence MWCFKINKRINESAAQSTAGAAVQRIKAINSAEGVRNIAAQIPKNSILFFLLFFITAAGLFAKGTVDSETAKAYFEIAQAYTEVSKYDKAAEFYLKAAKDPAHKNAAEYNLARVYGLQGDWGKAKNILERQYKDAPGNVLIAKAYSYSLAATGDEARACEMYKKLYDEDSENPEAALNYARILILSKRYDQALSFIEEMKTRFTESTENKAFAELEEKIKKAQEEPEKQEKEDQDKDGKTQEERDKGGTENRPEKGASDSKTKPDAEKTADKVAGTEKDKVSQTKPSADSKKPSSTPAKPEAGTEASDVKVKDGKKT from the coding sequence ATGTGGTGCTTCAAAATAAATAAACGTATCAATGAGAGCGCGGCTCAATCGACGGCGGGAGCGGCAGTTCAACGGATTAAAGCTATTAATTCCGCCGAGGGTGTCCGCAATATTGCCGCTCAGATACCGAAGAACAGCATATTGTTTTTCCTCCTTTTTTTTATAACTGCTGCCGGTTTGTTTGCAAAGGGTACTGTCGATTCCGAAACAGCGAAAGCTTATTTTGAGATTGCCCAAGCATACACCGAAGTATCTAAGTACGACAAAGCGGCGGAGTTTTATCTAAAGGCTGCAAAGGATCCTGCGCATAAAAATGCGGCGGAGTATAATTTGGCGCGAGTGTACGGGCTGCAGGGCGATTGGGGAAAGGCAAAGAACATCCTTGAGCGGCAATATAAAGATGCGCCCGGCAATGTGCTGATTGCAAAAGCCTACTCCTACAGTCTTGCGGCAACCGGCGATGAAGCGCGCGCCTGTGAAATGTATAAAAAACTGTACGATGAGGATTCGGAAAATCCCGAAGCGGCGCTCAATTATGCTCGAATACTGATTCTTTCCAAACGATATGACCAAGCGCTTTCTTTTATTGAAGAGATGAAAACTCGATTTACCGAAAGCACCGAAAACAAAGCCTTCGCCGAACTCGAAGAAAAAATCAAGAAAGCGCAGGAAGAGCCGGAAAAACAGGAAAAAGAAGATCAGGATAAAGACGGTAAAACGCAAGAGGAGCGGGATAAGGGCGGTACCGAAAACCGACCGGAAAAGGGCGCGTCCGATTCTAAAACAAAACCGGATGCAGAGAAAACGGCAGACAAGGTAGCCGGTACAGAAAAAGATAAGGTTTCGCAAACGAAGCCGTCGGCTGATTCTAAAAAGCCGTCGTCAACGCCTGCAAAACCGGAGGCAGGAACCGAAGCTTCGGATGTAAAGGTAAAAGATGGAAAGAAAACATAA
- a CDS encoding uracil phosphoribosyltransferase — MEEFDMKQVIMEAESLQGYLTSKDNAYLKKLDELYNQTMQQFTRLDAAADIKEKDTAETEIIALYDKMGKILQEICKEVPQLKVYSFNTDFASHAEASRVMAKLRSSETGHNEFVYYTQRAYEMLFKLAYSGSHEDSKNYLISKTPVTVPVQNYAVHKICDIDHKIENTVMCVMLRGALLPSMIMSKEIEEYSSHGYVTPFALFKIKRDDTKKVDDMQYVLNLDMSYFNLEDLNGKDLIFADPMNATGGSLITVVKYLERQGVKPKSISCFHVISSLKGALCAARALKSCTVYTLWMDPALNSAAYILPGLGDAGDRINGVDEAEHPRNMIQLIADYGATIAGLYRHQLRAIENVVLQNK; from the coding sequence ATAGAGGAGTTTGATATGAAACAAGTTATTATGGAAGCGGAATCGCTTCAAGGCTATTTGACGTCGAAGGATAATGCATATCTCAAAAAATTAGATGAACTGTATAATCAGACAATGCAACAATTTACACGGCTCGATGCTGCCGCGGATATAAAAGAAAAAGATACGGCTGAAACTGAGATTATCGCATTATATGATAAAATGGGAAAGATTTTGCAGGAAATCTGCAAAGAAGTACCTCAGCTCAAGGTCTATTCATTTAATACCGATTTTGCAAGCCATGCGGAAGCCTCCCGTGTTATGGCAAAACTGCGCAGCAGCGAAACCGGTCATAATGAATTTGTCTATTATACGCAGCGTGCCTATGAAATGCTGTTCAAACTTGCGTATAGCGGAAGCCACGAGGATAGCAAAAATTACCTTATTTCTAAAACGCCGGTTACCGTTCCCGTACAGAACTATGCCGTACATAAAATCTGCGACATCGATCATAAAATAGAAAACACCGTCATGTGTGTTATGCTGCGCGGCGCACTCCTTCCGTCGATGATTATGTCCAAGGAGATTGAAGAATATTCTTCACACGGCTATGTAACCCCGTTTGCACTGTTTAAGATTAAACGGGATGATACAAAAAAAGTCGATGATATGCAGTATGTCCTCAATCTGGATATGTCGTATTTCAATTTAGAAGACTTGAACGGGAAAGACCTGATCTTTGCAGATCCGATGAATGCAACCGGCGGCAGTTTGATCACCGTTGTCAAATACCTTGAACGGCAGGGAGTGAAACCGAAATCGATCAGCTGCTTCCATGTTATCTCGTCGCTCAAGGGAGCTTTATGTGCCGCCCGCGCTTTAAAGAGCTGTACGGTGTATACACTGTGGATGGATCCTGCACTGAACTCCGCCGCGTATATCCTTCCCGGGTTGGGAGACGCGGGCGATAGGATCAACGGGGTTGATGAAGCTGAACATCCGCGGAATATGATTCAGCTTATTGCGGATTACGGCGCGACTATTGCAGGTTTGTATCGTCATCAGTTGAGAGCGATTGAGAATGTGGTGCTTCAAAATAAATAA
- the lysS gene encoding lysine--tRNA ligase, with product MSKEQNNQKLVHWADQTAEKIIRERGDLESYTCASGITPSGTVHIGNFREIISVDLVVRALRDRGKKVRFIYSWDDYDVFRKVPENMPGKETLQNYLRYPITMVPDTTGRDTSYARHHEVDVEQVLPKVGIHPEFLYQAERYRSGMYAEGMKKALQNRDKIKDCLNRYRDDEHKIPATEEYWPVAAFCCNCNKDTTEIVSYDGEYGLEYRCTSCGHQEKADLRTSKELKLGWRVDWPMRWQFEKTVFEPAGKDHHSQGGSFDTARLVADEVYDWPAPVSFRYDFIGIKGLPGKMSSSKGKVISLSDVLNVYQPEIARYLFAGTRPNTEFSISFDLDVIKTYEDYDKTERIAWGVDKAKNDEVYAKERRIYELSQVEGMPSCISYQIPFRHLCNLLQINAGDIAAVMKLLPDMKEEQRERFEARAKCAWYWITECAPEDFRFALRTDGGKAELSAAETAALCKIRDELLPQMDALDEKAFSTALYDVAHACEIEPKALFTAVYQALIGKDQGPRLAGFMKIIGKERLAQLLSFY from the coding sequence ATGAGTAAGGAACAAAACAATCAGAAATTAGTACATTGGGCGGATCAAACCGCAGAGAAGATTATACGCGAGCGCGGCGATTTGGAATCTTATACATGCGCTTCGGGAATTACGCCGTCGGGAACCGTTCACATTGGCAACTTCCGAGAAATTATCTCGGTTGATTTAGTTGTACGCGCCCTACGCGACCGCGGCAAAAAGGTACGCTTTATTTATTCATGGGACGATTACGACGTGTTTCGCAAAGTGCCTGAAAATATGCCGGGAAAAGAAACGCTGCAAAACTATCTACGGTATCCCATCACAATGGTACCCGATACAACCGGTCGCGATACGTCTTACGCGCGTCATCACGAAGTAGATGTAGAGCAGGTGCTGCCGAAAGTCGGTATTCATCCCGAATTTTTATATCAGGCTGAACGGTACCGCAGCGGCATGTATGCCGAAGGGATGAAAAAAGCGCTGCAGAACCGCGACAAAATAAAAGACTGTTTAAACCGCTACCGCGATGATGAGCATAAAATTCCTGCAACGGAAGAATATTGGCCTGTCGCGGCTTTTTGCTGCAACTGCAATAAAGACACTACCGAGATCGTTTCTTACGACGGCGAATACGGATTGGAATACCGCTGCACAAGCTGCGGTCATCAGGAAAAGGCCGACTTACGCACCTCAAAGGAATTAAAACTCGGCTGGAGGGTTGACTGGCCGATGCGCTGGCAGTTTGAAAAAACGGTTTTTGAACCTGCCGGAAAAGACCATCACAGTCAAGGCGGTTCTTTCGACACGGCGCGGCTTGTCGCGGATGAAGTATATGATTGGCCTGCTCCCGTCAGCTTCCGCTACGATTTTATCGGCATCAAGGGCTTGCCGGGTAAAATGTCCTCGTCAAAGGGAAAGGTCATCAGTCTGTCCGATGTATTGAACGTGTATCAGCCTGAAATTGCGCGGTACTTGTTTGCCGGAACGAGGCCGAACACGGAGTTTTCCATCAGCTTCGACTTGGACGTTATCAAAACCTATGAGGATTACGATAAAACCGAGCGTATCGCATGGGGTGTTGACAAGGCTAAAAACGATGAGGTGTATGCGAAAGAACGCCGCATCTATGAACTTTCGCAGGTTGAAGGGATGCCGTCCTGCATATCGTATCAAATTCCATTCAGACATCTCTGTAATCTTTTACAAATCAATGCCGGAGACATCGCCGCGGTCATGAAGCTTTTGCCGGATATGAAGGAAGAACAGCGGGAGCGTTTTGAAGCGCGGGCGAAGTGCGCATGGTATTGGATTACCGAATGTGCGCCGGAAGACTTCCGGTTTGCACTGCGTACCGACGGCGGCAAGGCGGAACTTTCCGCAGCCGAAACCGCTGCACTCTGCAAAATCCGCGATGAGCTGTTACCGCAGATGGACGCGCTTGATGAAAAGGCTTTTTCAACTGCGCTGTATGATGTAGCTCATGCATGCGAAATCGAACCGAAAGCGCTGTTTACCGCCGTCTATCAGGCGTTGATTGGAAAAGACCAAGGTCCGCGCCTTGCCGGTTTTATGAAGATAATCGGAAAGGAACGGCTTGCACAATTGCTTTCATTCTATTAA
- the holA gene encoding DNA polymerase III subunit delta, which translates to MSAPLWLFTGPELGERNDALEALKKSAEKKYGQLDNHLFYAADTSLSVVLDAVQNGSLFAEARFAVVRNAEAIKKKEDIQALTQWVEQTPTEDGAFLVLISDEIGIDKKIEELVPKDHKKIFWELFENKKQDWIRRFFAQSKIGIEQDAIEVLLELVENNTEALKTSCTHISLFFEPGTTLTAETVERLLAHNKEETPFTLFDALSNANLEYALNIRQKLTLSKESSPVQLIAGLAYCFRRLRDWHNLAQTGGLDDFSLKRAGFTSKKAIDQYRRASRQWNAQTVYRIISLLNKTDMQIRTMGQELSGVLLDACLYSIIHNQGRELAAYSSAAQLC; encoded by the coding sequence ATGAGTGCCCCTTTATGGCTTTTTACCGGTCCCGAATTGGGGGAACGGAACGATGCGCTTGAAGCCCTGAAAAAAAGCGCGGAAAAAAAATACGGACAGCTCGATAATCATCTCTTTTATGCAGCGGATACTTCTCTGTCAGTCGTTTTGGATGCCGTGCAGAACGGATCTTTGTTTGCGGAAGCTCGGTTTGCCGTTGTCAGAAACGCGGAAGCAATCAAGAAAAAGGAAGATATACAGGCGCTTACGCAGTGGGTTGAGCAGACGCCTACGGAGGATGGCGCTTTTTTGGTGCTGATCTCCGATGAAATCGGTATTGATAAAAAAATTGAAGAGCTGGTACCTAAAGATCACAAAAAAATATTTTGGGAACTGTTTGAAAATAAAAAACAGGATTGGATTCGCCGTTTTTTTGCGCAGTCGAAGATCGGTATTGAACAGGATGCTATTGAGGTTCTGCTGGAGCTGGTAGAAAATAATACCGAAGCGCTCAAAACCTCGTGTACTCATATCAGCCTCTTTTTTGAACCGGGAACAACGCTGACAGCGGAGACTGTTGAACGCCTGCTTGCTCATAACAAAGAAGAAACGCCGTTTACGCTTTTTGATGCGCTGAGTAATGCCAATCTGGAATACGCACTGAATATCCGCCAAAAGCTGACCCTTTCCAAAGAATCTTCGCCGGTACAGCTGATTGCGGGGCTTGCTTACTGTTTTCGGCGGCTTCGGGACTGGCACAATCTTGCGCAAACCGGCGGACTTGATGATTTCAGTTTAAAAAGAGCGGGCTTTACATCGAAGAAAGCGATTGACCAGTACCGCCGCGCGAGTAGACAATGGAATGCACAGACCGTGTACCGTATTATCTCGCTCTTAAATAAAACCGATATGCAAATCCGTACAATGGGACAAGAACTTTCGGGGGTGCTGCTCGATGCTTGCCTCTACAGTATCATTCATAATCAAGGGCGAGAACTGGCAGCATACAGTAGCGCTGCACAGCTGTGCTAG
- a CDS encoding HPr family phosphocarrier protein, translating to MVTKKIIVQNRAGIHARPSSLIVQTASKFQSNIMFEKENVTVNAKSIMGVMTMAAGYQTELTVSADGADEAEAVAALEQLFAAKFEEE from the coding sequence ATGGTAACAAAAAAGATTATTGTGCAAAATCGCGCCGGCATCCATGCGCGTCCCTCGTCGTTGATTGTACAAACGGCAAGCAAGTTCCAGTCGAATATTATGTTTGAAAAAGAAAATGTTACCGTAAATGCAAAATCTATTATGGGTGTAATGACAATGGCAGCAGGGTATCAAACCGAGCTGACCGTTTCCGCAGACGGCGCCGACGAGGCCGAGGCGGTTGCTGCGCTTGAACAGCTTTTTGCCGCGAAATTTGAAGAGGAATAA
- the hprK gene encoding HPr(Ser) kinase/phosphatase, whose product MLSKSLTVLELLDLDLTEHDALHLHCVCGQKGLTRSITVADLNRPGLALSGFFDSFAYQRVQLFGRGECAYLQTLIESNAIENIKKMMTYNIPCCIFSHNIPPPPMFLELVQATGCPVLQTDLSSSELSIRLMRVLSDVFAPTVAIHGVLVEVYGLGILILGDSGVGKSETALELVERGHRLVVDDVVEITCINGNSLIGRGANKTIGHHMEIRGLGIINIMQLYGVRSVREQKQIQLVAKLEEWDSHKVYDRIGTEELTTEILDVKLPLLEIPVKSGRNIPIILETAAMNERLKSMGVYSAKEFNQNILRWMESDTSRVPYYSADDTY is encoded by the coding sequence ATGCTTTCTAAGAGTTTAACGGTACTTGAATTACTCGATCTCGACTTAACGGAGCACGATGCGCTTCACCTGCATTGCGTGTGCGGACAAAAGGGCTTAACGCGCAGCATTACCGTTGCGGATTTGAACCGTCCCGGACTTGCTCTTTCGGGGTTTTTTGATTCTTTTGCGTATCAGCGTGTTCAGTTGTTCGGTAGGGGGGAATGCGCCTATTTACAAACACTCATCGAAAGCAATGCCATCGAAAATATAAAAAAAATGATGACGTATAATATTCCCTGCTGTATTTTTTCTCATAATATTCCTCCTCCTCCCATGTTCTTAGAGCTGGTTCAGGCAACCGGCTGTCCTGTACTACAGACAGATCTTTCTTCCAGTGAGCTTTCCATTCGGCTGATGCGTGTTCTCTCTGATGTATTTGCTCCAACAGTAGCGATACATGGTGTTCTGGTAGAAGTATATGGACTTGGTATTCTCATTTTAGGCGATTCGGGGGTTGGTAAGAGCGAAACGGCGCTTGAGCTTGTAGAGCGGGGTCATCGATTGGTGGTTGATGATGTAGTCGAAATCACCTGTATCAACGGGAACAGCTTGATCGGGCGGGGCGCCAACAAGACAATCGGGCATCACATGGAAATACGCGGACTTGGAATTATCAATATTATGCAGCTCTATGGAGTTCGGTCGGTGAGGGAGCAAAAACAGATACAACTGGTGGCAAAGTTGGAAGAATGGGATTCGCATAAAGTATATGACCGCATCGGTACTGAGGAACTTACCACCGAGATATTGGATGTAAAACTGCCTCTCTTGGAAATACCGGTAAAATCAGGACGGAATATTCCGATTATTTTAGAAACAGCTGCAATGAACGAGCGGCTTAAAAGTATGGGCGTTTATTCTGCGAAAGAATTTAATCAAAATATTCTGCGCTGGATGGAAAGCGATACAAGCCGAGTACCTTATTATTCGGCAGATGATACCTATTAA